The Marivirga tractuosa DSM 4126 genome contains the following window.
ATGCTCTTGTGGAGTCGTAACACCAGAGGTGGTCATCCAAGCTAGTCCTCTTTTGCTGGCATCATATTCTACTGGTAAAGTGATAAATGCAAATAATGTAAATACAGTATAGCACCCGATTATCACCATCAAAGCTAATTGAGGATTGATTAATTGCGGTAAAGCAAAAGCTCCGAAAAGCATTGCCATAAAAACAAAGTTAATGATTTTAGCACTTACATTCTGCAGTGGCACCAATGCAGAACGCAATTCTAAGAATGAATAAGCTTTTGCATGTTGAACAGCATGACCTACTTCGTGTGCAGCAACTGCAACTGCTGCTGCAGAGCGGTTATTGTAAACATCTGAACTTAAATTTACTGTTTTATTTGCTGGATTATAATGGTCTGTTAATTGCCCTTCAACGGACATTACTTTCACATCATAAATACCATTATCTTTCAGCATTTTTTCAGCAGCCTCTCTACCTGAAATACCAGAGCTTAAAGTGATTTTAGAGTACTTTTTAAATTTACTCTTCAACTTGGATTGCACAGCATAACTAATGATGGCGAATCCGATAATAATTACAATCAAAAACATTCTATTATTGGTTTATTTTATTAATAATATTGGTAGTGGAATAGCCCTCTACCAACTCAATAGTCTCTACTTTTCCACCGTTTCCCATAACGACATCTGCTCCAACAATGTTGCTGATTTTGTAGTCACTACCTTTGACTAAAACATCGGGTATAAGTTGTTTAATCAAAGATATTGGGGTCTGCTCTGAAAAAAACACAACGGCATCTACAAATGATAAAGCGGCAATTATTCTGGCTCTTGCTTCTTGATTATTGACAGGTCTTGTTGGCCCTTTTAGTTTGCTAACTGAAGCATCAGTATTTAAGGCTACTATCAATTTATCTCCTTTAGTACCTGCCTTTTCTAAATAATCAACATGCCCTAAATGCAAAATATCAAAACAACCATTAGTAAACACCACTTTCTGGTCTTTCCAGTCTTGTCTTTTTTTTATCAGAGCTTCTAACGAATATATTTTATCAGCTGTTGGCATAAGCTTGATTTGATTTTCTTTTAGGTATGATCATACTTAAGAATAAAGATAGTGACCCTACTGCAATAATTGCTATTGAATTGGTAGTATGAAGGACAAAAGCAAAAATAATCCCTTCTTTTTCTGGAACACCATATAATAATAAGCCTGCTCCAACCAAATAATGGAAGGCTCCTATCCCACCTTGAACTGGTGC
Protein-coding sequences here:
- the rfaE2 gene encoding D-glycero-beta-D-manno-heptose 1-phosphate adenylyltransferase is translated as MPTADKIYSLEALIKKRQDWKDQKVVFTNGCFDILHLGHVDYLEKAGTKGDKLIVALNTDASVSKLKGPTRPVNNQEARARIIAALSFVDAVVFFSEQTPISLIKQLIPDVLVKGSDYKISNIVGADVVMGNGGKVETIELVEGYSTTNIINKINQ
- a CDS encoding zinc metallopeptidase; translation: MFLIVIIIGFAIISYAVQSKLKSKFKKYSKITLSSGISGREAAEKMLKDNGIYDVKVMSVEGQLTDHYNPANKTVNLSSDVYNNRSAAAVAVAAHEVGHAVQHAKAYSFLELRSALVPLQNVSAKIINFVFMAMLFGAFALPQLINPQLALMVIIGCYTVFTLFAFITLPVEYDASKRGLAWMTTSGVTTPQEHDMAKDSLKWAARTYLVAAIASLVTLLYYVMMFLGSRD